A genomic window from Salvia miltiorrhiza cultivar Shanhuang (shh) chromosome 5, IMPLAD_Smil_shh, whole genome shotgun sequence includes:
- the LOC130986217 gene encoding uncharacterized protein LOC130986217, translating into MDSPQSVVSPLKSSFPESEKQHSNLLAEKSSLFSREINFQRKGSAVGNLEEFLGALEVYIHQARDIHNICIYQKQDVYAKLCVTSDPEKTVSTKIINGGGANPIFNENVSLNVRKVNSSLKCEIWMLSRVRNYLEDQLLGFALVPISEVLLHNGKLEKEFSLSSTDLFHSPAGFVQLSVSYIGVPPEVIPIPAPPTSVETDSMTRDTESIKSVPDDMDKIEFPDPNVANENHQMVEEYFGMPCSNVDSPSSDSLVSSDTENQVSSEVEVQHGESFSMGTGSSRPSLKVDSPPSSVSTNGGSSASAPVSFQSSETPKDSKSLGEELVSPPKGKSKEKTENGADADSNASGGVSSDTFAKPAVTVPEPKVVQQDIVDMYMKSMQQFTESLAKMKLPMDFENGPTSSENSTSSEQKTPGSKNSGSRVFYGSRAFF; encoded by the coding sequence ATGGACTCCCCTCAATCGGTTGTTTCACCACTCAAGAGCTCTTTCCCTGAGTCCGAGAAACAGCATAGCAATCTTTTGGCAGAAAAGTCGAGCCTCTTCTCAAGGGAAATCAATTTCCAGAGGAAGGGAAGTGCAGTGGGTAACTTGGAGGAGTTCCTAGGTGCTCTGGAGGTGTACATACACCAAGCTAGGGATATTCACAACATTTGCATCTATCAAAAACAAGATGTTTATGCTAAACTTTGTGTGACTAGTGATCCTGAGAAGACAGTTTCCACCAAAATCATCAATGGCGGTGGGGCAAATCCTATTTTCAATGAGAATGTCAGTCTCAATGTTCGCAAAGTTAATTCCTCCCTTAAATGTGAGATATGGATGCTAAGCAGGGTGAGGAATTATCTTGAAGATCAGCTTCTTGGGTTTGCTTTGGTGCCTATATCTGAAGTACTCCTCCACAATGGTAAGTTGGAAAAGGAGTTCTCTCTTTCCTCAACTGATCTCTTCCACTCACCCGCAGGATTTGTTCAGTTGTCCGTCTCTTATATTGGAGTGCCGCCTGAAGTCATTCCAATCCCGGCACCACCCACATCTGTGGAGACTGATTCAATGACCAGGGACACCGAATCTATCAAGTCTGTTCCTGATGATATGGATAAGATCGAGTTCCCTGACCCAAATGTTGCAAACGAGAATCACCAGATGGTCGAAGAATATTTTGGGATGCCATGTAGCAATGTGGACTCACCAAGTTCAGACAGCCTGGTCAGTTCTGATACTGAAAATCAGGTAAGCTCCGAGGTTGAGGTCCAGCATGGAGAAAGTTTCTCGATGGGAACTGGAAGCTCGAGACCATCGCTGAAGGTTGATTCTCCTCCAAGCAGCGTATCAACAAATGGAGGTTCATCTGCGTCAGCTCCTGTGAGTTTTCAATCCTCTGAGACTCCGAAAGATTCAAAATCTCTGGGTGAGGAACTTGTTTCACCTCCTAAAGGAAAATCCAAGGAAAAAACTGAAAACGGCGCAGATGCTGACAGCAATGCATCTGGTGGGGTGTCGAGTGATACATTTGCAAAGCCTGCTGTCACGGTGCCAGAGCCGAAGGTGGTTCAGCAGGACATAGTGGATATGTACATGAAGAGCATGCAGCAATTTACTGAATCCCTAGCTAAAATGAAGCTTCCTATGGACTTTGAAAATGGGCCTACGAGCTCGGAGAATTCCACGAGTTCTGAGCAGAAGACTCCTGGATCGAAGAACTCAGGCTCTCGAGTATTTTATGGAAGTAGAGCTTTCTTCTGA